Proteins encoded together in one Cicer arietinum cultivar CDC Frontier isolate Library 1 chromosome 4, Cicar.CDCFrontier_v2.0, whole genome shotgun sequence window:
- the LOC140919955 gene encoding uncharacterized protein isoform X1, which yields MPLPNIVSINNSTNDSTSSASSSLDTSPNNLHTSPIFDFDAHPDTLRRSSRSKKSPTYLHDFECNFAHARHHESDILYPLSHVLTYSKLSSSFYHFISSISVVREPTSFKQVVTDNNWTHAMQSELTTLDQNNTWTLTELLQGKKPIGCRRVYKVKYNVDGSIERYKAHLVAKGFNQIEGVDYFDTYSHVAKLTTKTSKFSKDLGQPLTGSASYRRLIGKVIYLTNTRPDISYAIQQLSQFMSSPTNFHYDTTIQIPRYLKLSPAQGIMLSSSSSVNLKLYVTVIGPTALILGAP from the exons ATGCCTTTGCCTAATATTGTTTCTATTAATAACTCCACCAATGATAGTACTTCGTCTGCTTCATCTAGTCTTGATACTAGTCCTAACAATTTACATACTTCTcctatatttgattttgatgcGCATCCAGATACTCTTCGTAGGTCTTCAAGGTCTAAGAAGTCCCCTACTTACTTACACGATTTTGAGTGTAATTTTGCACATGCTAGGCACCATGAGTCTGATATATTGTATCCTTTATCCCATGTCTTAACTTATTCTAAATTGTCATCTTCTTTCTATCATTTCATTTCCTCTATTTCTGTTGTTCGTGAACCTACCAGCTTTAAACAAGTTGTTACAGACAATAATTGGACTCATGCCATGCAGTCTGAGCTAACAACCCTCGATCAGAACAACACTTGGACTCTTACTGAGTTACTACAAGGAAAGAAGCCCATAGGTTGTCGACGGGTTTATAAGGTAAAATATAATGTTGATGGTTCTATAGAACGTTATAAGGCACATCTTGTTGCCAAAGGTTTCAACCAAATTGAAGGTGTTGATTATTTTGATACTTACTCACATGTAGCCAAGCTCACTACT AAAACATCTAAATTTAGCAAGGATTTAGGCCAACCTCTCACTGGTTCAGCATCCTACAGAAGACTCATTGGAAAGGTGATCTACTTGACAAATACGCGGCCAGATATTAGCTATGCAATACAACAACTTTCCCAATTTATGTCTAGCCCTACAAATTTTCATTATGACACTACCATACAAATTCCCCGTTATCTCAAATTATCACCAGCCCAAGGCATTATGTTGTCTTCTTCATCCTCTGTCAACTTAAAGCTTTATGTGACAGTGATTGGGCCAACTGCCCTAATACTAGGCGCTCCGTGA
- the LOC140919955 gene encoding uncharacterized protein isoform X2, whose protein sequence is MPLPNIVSINNSTNDSTSSASSSLDTSPNNLHTSPIFDFDAHPDTLRRSSRSKKSPTYLHDFECNFAHARHHESDILYPLSHVLTYSKLSSSFYHFISSISVVREPTSFKQVVTDNNWTHAMQSELTTLDQNNTWTLTELLQGKKPIGCRRVYKKTSKFSKDLGQPLTGSASYRRLIGKVIYLTNTRPDISYAIQQLSQFMSSPTNFHYDTTIQIPRYLKLSPAQGIMLSSSSSVNLKLYVTVIGPTALILGAP, encoded by the exons ATGCCTTTGCCTAATATTGTTTCTATTAATAACTCCACCAATGATAGTACTTCGTCTGCTTCATCTAGTCTTGATACTAGTCCTAACAATTTACATACTTCTcctatatttgattttgatgcGCATCCAGATACTCTTCGTAGGTCTTCAAGGTCTAAGAAGTCCCCTACTTACTTACACGATTTTGAGTGTAATTTTGCACATGCTAGGCACCATGAGTCTGATATATTGTATCCTTTATCCCATGTCTTAACTTATTCTAAATTGTCATCTTCTTTCTATCATTTCATTTCCTCTATTTCTGTTGTTCGTGAACCTACCAGCTTTAAACAAGTTGTTACAGACAATAATTGGACTCATGCCATGCAGTCTGAGCTAACAACCCTCGATCAGAACAACACTTGGACTCTTACTGAGTTACTACAAGGAAAGAAGCCCATAGGTTGTCGACGGGTTTATAAG AAAACATCTAAATTTAGCAAGGATTTAGGCCAACCTCTCACTGGTTCAGCATCCTACAGAAGACTCATTGGAAAGGTGATCTACTTGACAAATACGCGGCCAGATATTAGCTATGCAATACAACAACTTTCCCAATTTATGTCTAGCCCTACAAATTTTCATTATGACACTACCATACAAATTCCCCGTTATCTCAAATTATCACCAGCCCAAGGCATTATGTTGTCTTCTTCATCCTCTGTCAACTTAAAGCTTTATGTGACAGTGATTGGGCCAACTGCCCTAATACTAGGCGCTCCGTGA
- the LOC101501176 gene encoding syntaxin-121-like, with amino-acid sequence MNDLLSSSFSRFRSQEQVSPDNHNHVIEMSSPTTEQAGVHLDRFFEEVEGVKEELKELDRLYESLRVSHEKSKTLHSAKAVKDIRSRMDADVANALKNAKLVKVRLEALDRSNEASRSLPGAGPDSSSDRTRSSVVSGLRKKLKDSMDSFNNLRQQISSEYKETIQRRYYTVTGEKPDDKTVDLLISTGESETFLQKAIQQQGKANIIDTIQEIQERHDIVKEMERNLMELHQVFMDMAVLVQSQGEQLDDIESHVARANSYVRGGVQQLHVARKHQKNTRKWTCIAIILLLIIILIIVLPIVLKN; translated from the exons ATGAACGATTTATTATCCAGCTCTTTCTCCCGATTTCGCAGCCAAGAACAAGTCTCGCCGGACAACCACAACCATGTCATCGAAATGTCATCGCCGACAACTGAACAAGCCGGGGTGCACCTCGACAGATTTTTTGAGGAAGTTGAGGGTGTTAAAGAGGAGTTAAAGGAGCTAGATCGTCTCTATGAGAGCCTTCGAGTCTCTCATGAGAAGAGCAAGACCCTTCACAGCGCCAAAGCTGTGAAGGATATTCGATCACGTATGGATGCTGATGTGGCTAATGCTCTCAAGAATGCTAAGCTTGTTAAGGTTCGGCTCGAGGCGCTTGACCGGTCCAACGAGGCTAGTAGGAGTTTGCCTGGCGCTGGACCAGATTCGTCTTCGGACCGGACTAGGAGCTCAGTGGTGAGTGGTTTGAGGAAGAAGCTTAAGGACTCTATGGATAGCTTTAACAACCTTAGACAACAAATCTCCTCTGAATACAAAGAAACTATACAACGTAGATACTATACCGTCACTGGAGAGAAACCTGATGATAAAACCGTTGACCTCCTCATCTCAACTG GTGAAAGTGAAACATTTTTGCAAAAAGCAATTCAGCAACAAGGGAAAGCAAACATCATTGACACAATCCAAGAGATTCAAGAGAGGCATGACATAGTGAAAGAGATGGAAAGAAATCTAATGGAGCTCCACCAAGTTTTCATGGACATGGCCGTTTTGGTCCAATCCCAAGGTGAACAATTGGATGATATCGAAAGCCACGTGGCGCGTGCTAATTCGTACGTTAGAGGTGGGGTCCAACAGTTGCATGTTGCTAGGAAGCACCAAAAGAATACACGAAAGTGGACTTGTATTGCCATCATATTGCTTCTCATTATAATCTTGATCATAGTTTTACCTATTGTCCTTAAAAATTGA
- the LOC101500849 gene encoding 33 kDa ribonucleoprotein, chloroplastic-like — protein sequence MLYEFVNVAYPSMASATNPSFSICHKIFNFSLIHSSISLTLNFPHRTISPKPLNLKPQLFNPSPFSLYPLHPRSLSFHEEDSEPETETETQPLQNSDPKLSNSNQSTRLFVGNLPFSLSSSQLAELFGEAGNVLSVEIVYDDFTDRSRGFAFVTMGNVEDAEEAIRMFDGTKVGGRVIKVNFPEVPKVGKKALKGSNYRGYVDSPHKLYAGNLGWDLTSKDLRKAFAKQPGLLSAKVVYERHNAKSRGYGFVSFETADDVEAALNAMSGVEVQGRPLRLNLAADNKKPSPPLVIDENKGNNVDSLGMLFGLSK from the exons ATGTTGTATGAATTTGTGAATGTAGCATATCCATCCATGGCTAGTGCAACCAATCCTTCATTTTCCATATGCCACAAAATCTTCAACTTTTCCCTAATCCATTCTTCCATTTCACTCACCCTTAACTTCCCACATAGAACCATATCCCCAAAACCCCTTAACCTAAAACCCCAATTATTCAACCCTTCTCCTTTCTCACTCTATCCTCTTCACCCACGTTCACTTTCCTTTCATGAAGAAGACTCTGAACCTGAAACTGAAACTGAAACTCAACCCTTACAAAATTCAGACCCTAAACTGTCAAACTCAAACCAATCAACGAGACTCTTCGTGGGGAACTTGCCTTTTTCATTGTCTTCTTCCCAATTGGCTGAGCTTTTCGGAGAGGCTGGAAATGTACTGTCTGTGGAG ATTGTGTATGATGACTTCACGGATAGAAGCAGAGGATTTGCATTTGTTACAATGGGGAATGTGGAGGATGCTGAAGAAGCAATTCGAATGTTTGATGGCACT AAAGTTGGAGGTAGGGTTATTAAAGTAAACTTCCCGGAAGTGCCCAAAGTAGGCAAAAAGGCACTAAAGGGCTCAAATTATAGAGGTTATGTAGACAGCCCTCACAAGCTCTATGCTGGAAACCTTGGTTGGGATCTGACTTCCAAAGATCTTAGAAAAGCCTTCGCCAAGCAGCCAGGGTTACTGAGCGCCAAGGTCGTCTATGAAAGGCACAATGCAAAATCTCGAGGATACGGATTTGTCTCCTTTGAAACTGCTGATGATGTAGAGGCTGCTTTGAATGCCATGAGCGGCGTG GAGGTTCAAGGCCGGCCCTTACGACTGAATTTGGCTGCAGATAACAAGAAGCCTTCGCCTCCTCTGGTGATTGAtgaaaataaaggaaataatGTTGATAGCTTGGGAATGTTGTTTGGATTAAGCAAATGA
- the LOC101500532 gene encoding nuclear transcription factor Y subunit A-10, which translates to MAMQNVYLREHEGTFHNSVGQYSSVNSAPWWNNAFGSSQSVYGGDQSCGQMKPFSLELSNYIDQLGPSKHLGRGVEQLLDKGHTNQFTIFPDDCKMLGDAQNHQATLSLQSSFAVTEPHNRFELGFNQSMICAKYPYMDQFYGLFSTYGPQISGRIMLPLSLASDDGPTYVNAKQYHGIIRRRQSRAKAVLQNKLIKRSKPYMHESRHLHAMRRPRGCGGRFLNTKVSAIGNGKSGSEVKQKTGGLQLQSSGSQSSEVLQSEVGTLNSSKETNGGSPNVSGSEVTSMYSQGGLDSFAVNHIRSSVHSLGDMMDTEHGIVMPTKWFAAAGRQLLQP; encoded by the exons ATGGCTATGCAAAATGTTTATCTTAGAGAACATGAAGGAACTTTCCACAATTCTGTGGGACAGTATTCATCTGTGAATTCAGCTCCATGGTGGAATAATGCCTTTGGATCATCTCAATCTGTTTATGGGGGAGATCAGTCTTGTGGACAAATGAAACCCTTTTCATTGGAGCTTTCTAACTACATAGATCAACTTGGTCCTAGTAAGCACTTAGGGAGAGGTGTTGAACAATTGTTGGATAAAGGACATACAAACCAATTTACCATCTTTCCAG ATGACTGTAAGATGTTAGGTGATGCACAAAATCATCAAGCAACCTTATCACTTCAGTCATCGTTTGCTGTTACTGAGCCGCATAATCGTTTCGAGCTAGGATTTAATCAATCTATG ATATGCGCGAAATATCCTTATATGGATCAATTTTATGGACTCTTCTCAACTTATGGACCACAAATTTCG GGACGTATAATGCTTCCGCTTAGCTTGGCGTCGGACGATGGACCGACTTACGTGAATGCTAAGCAGTACCATGGAATCATCAGACGCCGACAATCCCGTGCCAAAGCTGTGCTTCAGAATAAATTGATTAAACGTAGCAAG CCATATATGCATGAATCGCGCCATCTACATGCAATGCGGCGACCAAGAGGATGTGGTGGCCGCTTCTTGAACACAAAGGTTTCTGCTATTGGAAATGGTAAAAGCGGGAGCGAAGTGAAGCAAAAAACTGGAGGCCTACAACTGCAGTCGAGTGGCTCTCAAAGTTCTGAAGTCCTGCAATCTGAGGTCGGAACTTTAAATTCATCAAAGGAAACAAATGGAGGAAGTCCAAATGTGTCAGGGTCAGAAGTCACTAGCATGTATTCACAGGGAGGTCTTGATAGCTTTGCTGTCAATCATATCAGATCTTCTGTCCACTCTTTGGGAGACATGATGGATACCGAACACGGTATCGTCATGCCAACCAAATGGTTTGCAGCAGCTGGCAGACAGTTGCTGCAACCGTAA